A stretch of Pseudolysobacter antarcticus DNA encodes these proteins:
- the pstB gene encoding phosphate ABC transporter ATP-binding protein PstB, translating into MPNDFSQPLNASVLPVMRTDLLAGKTLALQAQALNLFYGDRQILHALNLSVPARHVTALVGPSGCGKSTFLRCCNRLNDEVDGCRVSGSVKLAGSDIHGGDLPVPELRRRVGMVFQKPNPFPLTVYDNVAYGLRLAGLRRRRELDERIESVLKVVGLWDEVATRLHEDALILSSGQQQRLVIARALAVEPEILLMDEPASMLDPISTLRFEELVHQLAQRYTVLVVTHNMQQAARVADYTAFMYQGRVLEFGDTDSVFTNPQRRETEDYITGKFR; encoded by the coding sequence ATGCCGAATGATTTTTCCCAGCCATTGAATGCCAGCGTATTGCCGGTCATGCGCACGGATTTGCTTGCCGGAAAAACCCTGGCATTGCAGGCGCAGGCATTGAATCTGTTTTACGGCGATCGACAGATTTTGCATGCGCTGAATTTGTCCGTGCCGGCGCGGCATGTCACCGCGTTGGTCGGGCCGAGCGGCTGCGGAAAATCCACGTTCCTGCGTTGCTGCAACCGGCTCAACGACGAGGTTGACGGGTGTCGTGTCAGCGGCAGCGTGAAACTTGCCGGCAGCGATATTCACGGCGGCGATTTGCCGGTGCCGGAGTTGCGCCGTAGGGTCGGCATGGTGTTCCAGAAACCGAATCCATTTCCGCTGACGGTATACGACAATGTTGCGTATGGATTGCGCCTGGCCGGTTTGCGGCGGCGGCGTGAACTCGATGAACGTATCGAATCGGTATTGAAAGTCGTCGGACTGTGGGACGAAGTGGCGACGCGATTGCACGAAGATGCGCTGATACTTTCCAGCGGCCAGCAGCAACGTCTGGTGATTGCGCGCGCACTCGCGGTGGAGCCGGAAATTCTGCTGATGGATGAACCCGCATCGATGCTCGATCCGATTTCCACCTTGCGTTTCGAGGAGCTCGTGCATCAACTCGCGCAGCGCTACACCGTGCTCGTGGTGACGCACAATATGCAGCAGGCCGCGCGTGTCGCCGACTACACCGCGTTCATGTATCAGGGTCGCGTGCTCGAGTTCGGCGATACCGACAGCGTATTCACCAATCCGCAGCGTCGCGAGACTGAGGATTACATCACCGGGAAATTTCGCTGA
- the pstA gene encoding phosphate ABC transporter permease PstA: MSRMRVFIPEAGVWLSAACVSVCVLAMLGLIGILAVNGLTAFWPKPVESLRIEADGQRHDVLAQVLDQDGDVLILRSSEPVRIGESYQRVRLAQIVARSQPADVVEIELNDGRLLFTRIDIALLQNAIAAHASLLLSQDDPSHGITLDANEIYRLRVANADGYWQRFGEFASQLWRFLSTGPTSANPGGGILPALVGTVMLVLLMSVLVMPLGVLAAVYLHEQAASSRRARILRSAVNNLAGVPSIIYGLIGLALFVHQIGGSIDQLFYSERLPTPTFGSGGLLWAALTLALLTLPVVIVTAEEGLARVPQSLRDGSLALGATRAETLWHLLLPLARPALLTGLVLAIARAAGEVAPLMLVGVVKLAPAGVVDAQFPYLHPTREFMHLGYQVYDTALQGADAWRAEPRAYACALVLLLAVVALNLCAILLRNRLRARYRSLSY; this comes from the coding sequence ATGAGTCGCATGCGCGTATTTATTCCCGAGGCCGGGGTGTGGCTCAGCGCTGCATGCGTCAGCGTGTGTGTGCTCGCGATGCTCGGCCTGATCGGCATCCTCGCAGTGAACGGCCTGACCGCATTCTGGCCGAAACCGGTGGAAAGTTTGCGTATCGAAGCCGACGGGCAACGGCATGATGTGCTCGCGCAGGTGCTCGATCAGGATGGCGATGTGCTGATCTTGCGCAGCTCCGAACCGGTACGTATCGGCGAAAGTTATCAGCGCGTGCGTCTGGCGCAGATCGTCGCGCGCAGCCAACCTGCCGATGTCGTCGAAATCGAATTGAACGATGGCCGATTGCTATTCACCCGCATCGATATCGCACTGCTGCAAAACGCCATCGCAGCACACGCATCATTGCTGTTGTCGCAGGATGATCCGTCGCATGGCATCACCCTTGATGCGAACGAAATCTATCGTCTGCGAGTCGCAAATGCAGATGGATACTGGCAACGATTCGGCGAATTCGCGAGCCAGCTCTGGCGCTTTCTGAGCACCGGTCCGACGTCGGCGAATCCGGGCGGTGGCATCCTGCCGGCGCTTGTCGGCACGGTGATGTTGGTGTTGCTCATGAGCGTGCTGGTAATGCCGCTCGGTGTGCTTGCCGCGGTGTATCTGCATGAGCAGGCGGCGAGCAGCCGGCGCGCGCGGATCTTGCGCAGCGCGGTGAATAATCTCGCGGGTGTGCCGTCGATCATCTACGGCTTGATCGGGCTGGCGTTGTTCGTGCATCAGATCGGCGGATCGATCGATCAGCTATTTTACAGCGAACGTTTGCCGACGCCGACCTTCGGTAGTGGCGGCCTGTTGTGGGCTGCGTTGACGTTGGCATTGCTGACCTTGCCCGTCGTGATCGTGACCGCCGAAGAAGGCTTGGCGCGCGTGCCGCAAAGTCTGCGTGATGGTTCGCTCGCGCTTGGTGCGACACGCGCGGAAACCTTGTGGCATCTGTTGCTGCCGCTGGCGCGTCCGGCGTTATTGACCGGCCTCGTGCTGGCGATCGCGCGCGCGGCGGGTGAGGTTGCGCCGCTGATGCTGGTCGGCGTGGTCAAGCTCGCGCCGGCCGGTGTGGTCGATGCGCAGTTTCCGTATCTGCATCCCACTCGCGAATTCATGCACCTCGGTTATCAGGTTTACGATACCGCGTTGCAGGGCGCCGATGCGTGGCGCGCCGAGCCGCGGGCGTATGCGTGCGCCCTGGTTTTGTTACTCGCCGTAGTCGCGTTGAACCTGTGCGCGATCCTGTTGCGCAATCGCCTGCGTGCGCGTTATCGCAGCCTGAGTTATTGA
- a CDS encoding ABC transporter permease subunit — MPVITNPNSVGVVAARANARLPLRLRRERWLRRGAGLGAAVVLLAIAAIPLYLLWQLWPLSASAGSETLWPLLFGSLKATVYAMLFGVPLGLGAAIYCAQFSSARLRAWIRPSLEILNAVPTVLLGLIAVLWLAPRLYAGLSALFACLLLLPGVMLLGMCLWQRLIPSRWVRVVEGWQPLLMLPLVVLVCVLVFFSTDSTETWTRLLFDPASPWNGLLIGMTLGLAMVPTVFALAEDALLSVPRALAHGAYALGANRWQALTTLILPAAGSGLLAAVLLGIGRALGESMIVLMASGNTPLLSWHALDGLRAVTANIAIEAPQAAPHSAQFRLLLLSALILFAATFVLHSLAALLRNRLRSGSATA; from the coding sequence ATGCCTGTAATTACGAACCCAAATTCCGTCGGTGTTGTAGCGGCGCGTGCTAACGCGCGGCTGCCGTTGCGCCTGCGTCGCGAGCGCTGGTTGCGGCGTGGTGCCGGATTAGGCGCCGCCGTCGTGTTGCTCGCGATCGCCGCGATTCCGCTGTATCTGCTGTGGCAACTCTGGCCGCTGAGTGCGAGCGCCGGATCGGAAACGCTGTGGCCGCTGTTGTTCGGCAGTCTCAAGGCCACGGTTTATGCGATGTTGTTTGGCGTGCCGCTCGGCCTCGGTGCAGCGATTTATTGCGCGCAATTCAGTAGCGCCCGATTGCGTGCGTGGATTCGCCCGTCACTTGAAATTCTCAACGCCGTGCCGACGGTCTTGCTCGGCCTGATCGCGGTGTTGTGGCTGGCGCCGCGGTTGTACGCCGGGTTGTCGGCGCTGTTCGCCTGCTTGTTGTTATTGCCCGGCGTGATGTTGCTCGGCATGTGTTTGTGGCAGCGTTTGATTCCATCGCGCTGGGTGCGTGTCGTCGAAGGTTGGCAACCGTTGCTGATGTTGCCGCTGGTGGTGCTGGTTTGCGTGCTGGTATTTTTTTCTACCGACTCGACCGAAACCTGGACGCGGTTGTTGTTCGATCCGGCCTCGCCATGGAATGGTTTGCTGATCGGCATGACCCTCGGTCTGGCGATGGTGCCGACGGTGTTTGCTCTGGCCGAGGATGCATTGCTCAGTGTGCCGCGCGCGCTCGCACATGGCGCGTATGCGCTCGGTGCAAATCGCTGGCAGGCGCTGACCACGTTGATTCTTCCGGCGGCAGGCTCGGGTTTGCTCGCCGCAGTTTTGCTCGGCATCGGTCGCGCGCTCGGCGAAAGCATGATCGTGCTGATGGCCAGCGGCAATACGCCGTTGTTGTCGTGGCATGCGCTGGATGGATTGCGCGCAGTCACCGCGAATATCGCGATCGAAGCGCCGCAGGCGGCGCCACATAGCGCGCAGTTTCGGTTGCTGTTGCTGTCGGCGCTGATCCTGTTTGCGGCGACGTTTGTGTTGCATTCTCTCGCCGCGTTGTTGCGCAATCGCCTGCGCTCGGGCAGCGCTACAGCATGA
- a CDS encoding glycosyltransferase family 4 protein, with product MRIAIVTETYPPEVNGVALTVAGLAHGLAGAGHQVQLVRPRQIENTSKNILATESNIAKAKPGQSQIDEVLVRGAGLPRYPGLRFGLPAARKLKALWRAQRPDAIYVATEGPLGYSALRAASALGIPASTGFHTRFDDFARHYGLGFLTPLVFAYLRRFHERGHATLVPTTELAQFLTSNGFSNVQLLRRAVDTQLFSPLRRDETLRAQWGLNPQDLAVLYVGRIAPEKNLAVCVAAFREIQRQQPNTRYIWIGDGPARAQLAAENPDFIFTGIQRGETLARFYASCDLFLFPSITETFGNVTLEAMASGLPTVAFDYGAAREHLLDHCGRRVPFADAAAFIAASVHLAAAHDIRRDMRNAARAAVAELNPHAVTASFSDLLANLATRRAA from the coding sequence ATGCGCATCGCGATCGTTACCGAGACTTATCCGCCCGAAGTAAATGGTGTCGCCTTGACCGTCGCCGGGCTGGCGCATGGTCTGGCCGGCGCCGGACATCAGGTGCAACTGGTGCGTCCGCGACAGATCGAAAATACCTCCAAAAATATTTTGGCGACGGAATCGAACATCGCAAAAGCGAAACCCGGCCAATCTCAGATCGATGAAGTGCTCGTGCGCGGCGCCGGTCTGCCACGATATCCGGGATTGCGTTTCGGCCTGCCTGCCGCAAGAAAACTCAAAGCGCTATGGCGCGCGCAACGCCCGGATGCGATCTATGTCGCTACCGAAGGCCCGTTGGGCTATTCGGCACTGCGCGCGGCAAGTGCTCTCGGCATTCCGGCCAGCACCGGATTTCATACGCGCTTCGATGATTTTGCGCGTCATTACGGACTCGGATTTCTCACGCCGCTGGTGTTCGCTTATCTGCGTCGTTTTCACGAGCGCGGTCACGCCACATTGGTGCCGACTACCGAACTTGCGCAGTTCCTCACGTCGAACGGTTTCAGCAACGTGCAACTGCTGCGCCGCGCCGTGGATACCCAATTGTTCAGTCCGCTGCGTCGCGATGAAACATTGCGCGCGCAGTGGGGATTAAACCCGCAGGATCTCGCGGTGCTGTATGTCGGGCGAATCGCGCCGGAGAAAAATCTGGCGGTGTGTGTCGCGGCATTTCGCGAAATCCAGCGGCAGCAACCGAATACGCGTTACATCTGGATCGGCGATGGTCCAGCGCGTGCGCAACTCGCGGCGGAGAATCCGGATTTCATTTTCACCGGCATCCAGCGCGGCGAAACCCTTGCACGTTTTTATGCGAGCTGCGATCTGTTCCTGTTTCCGAGCATCACCGAAACTTTCGGCAACGTCACGCTCGAAGCGATGGCCAGCGGCCTGCCGACGGTGGCGTTCGACTACGGCGCCGCACGCGAACACCTGCTCGATCATTGTGGCCGACGGGTGCCGTTCGCCGATGCGGCCGCGTTCATCGCGGCTAGCGTGCACCTCGCCGCCGCGCACGATATACGACGCGACATGCGCAACGCCGCACGCGCCGCCGTGGCCGAACTGAATCCACACGCCGTCACCGCGAGTTTTTCCGATCTGCTCGCCAACCTCGCTACGCGGAGAGCCGCATGA
- a CDS encoding phosphatase PAP2 family protein: MSTLELWQNLEARSGEWRLCLACNRWGTRRAIIRFFSAISRLGDGVFWYTLMATIAIFGGARAHIAALHMALIGITAALLYRTLKRWTRRPRPFRTHSQIIAHIAPLDEFSFPSGHTLHAVCFSSVAITYFPLLAFVLVPFTLLVAVSRVVLGLHYPSDVLAATLIGFGLTAVSFGLAPSLIALI; the protein is encoded by the coding sequence ATGAGCACACTCGAACTCTGGCAAAACCTCGAAGCCCGCAGCGGCGAATGGCGACTCTGCCTGGCCTGCAATCGCTGGGGTACACGCCGCGCCATCATCCGCTTTTTCAGCGCGATCAGCCGCCTCGGCGACGGTGTGTTCTGGTATACCTTGATGGCCACGATCGCTATCTTCGGCGGCGCCCGCGCGCATATCGCCGCATTGCATATGGCACTGATCGGCATCACCGCCGCGCTGCTATATCGCACCCTGAAACGCTGGACACGTCGGCCGCGCCCGTTCCGCACGCACAGCCAGATCATCGCCCACATCGCGCCGCTCGACGAGTTCAGTTTTCCGTCTGGCCACACCTTGCACGCGGTGTGCTTCAGCAGCGTCGCGATCACCTACTTTCCGCTGCTGGCGTTCGTGCTCGTGCCGTTTACTTTGCTCGTGGCGGTATCGCGCGTGGTGCTTGGCCTGCATTATCCGAGTGATGTGCTGGCGGCGACGTTGATCGGGTTTGGTTTGACGGCAGTATCGTTTGGTCTGGCGCCGAGCCTGATCGCGCTGATTTAG
- a CDS encoding type II toxin-antitoxin system RelE/ParE family toxin encodes MIRGFRHKGLEAFFRLGTSRGIQAAHAPKIGRILSLLDAASAPHDLDLPGYRLHELKGRDKGTWSVWVNGNWRITFKFSAADAELVDYLDYH; translated from the coding sequence ATGATTCGCGGATTTCGCCACAAGGGACTGGAAGCCTTTTTCCGCTTGGGTACATCGCGCGGAATTCAAGCTGCGCACGCACCAAAAATCGGCCGCATTCTGTCGCTACTCGACGCCGCATCAGCACCGCACGATCTTGATCTTCCTGGCTATCGTCTGCATGAACTCAAAGGACGCGACAAAGGCACGTGGTCGGTTTGGGTGAACGGAAACTGGCGAATCACGTTCAAGTTTTCCGCTGCGGATGCTGAACTTGTCGATTATCTTGACTATCACTGA
- a CDS encoding HigA family addiction module antitoxin: protein MKNHPHPGELLREDVLKPLALQVTEAARRLGMSRVSLSRVLNGRAAISPDLAVRLERAGVSTARAWITLQANYDLWLAEQRQQPRVEPLQAA from the coding sequence ATGAAAAACCATCCGCACCCCGGCGAGCTGCTACGCGAAGACGTGCTCAAGCCACTCGCACTGCAAGTCACAGAGGCCGCACGCCGCCTCGGTATGTCACGCGTTTCGTTATCGCGAGTGCTGAATGGACGTGCCGCGATCAGCCCCGATCTTGCGGTTCGACTGGAACGTGCAGGCGTAAGCACGGCGCGCGCATGGATCACACTGCAGGCGAATTACGATTTGTGGTTAGCCGAGCAACGCCAGCAACCACGCGTAGAACCGCTGCAGGCGGCGTGA
- a CDS encoding serine hydrolase domain-containing protein, whose product MILRRSVFASLLVLLVCSDIALARAPTIGGLSRDRAIAVDAAVEAEMKNQHVVGVAVGIVENGKVVYSKGYGLADREKNIPVTTDTMFRWASCSKMLTAIATMQLVQKNALNIDADVRKLVPEFPDKGVTITTRELLDHQSGIVHYDNGKVIRTQRSYAMPHPFADVILALDTFKESPLVNPPGEKYSYSTHGFILLSAVVQRAGKQAFATQVSESIGQPLGLVTLRPDYQWLNIPNRAVGYRKHDEKIERSSDTDVSWKLGGGGFISNIDDFANFAAGLINHRLVSSKIETEMWTPQTLKNGELTERGLGFVVQIDKSGKLKISHDGEQEKTRTRLVIYPHEKRGVVVMTNSEWVDPGKFSTTVYAALDTH is encoded by the coding sequence ATGATCTTGCGTCGCTCGGTTTTTGCTTCGCTGCTGGTTTTACTGGTTTGCAGCGACATCGCGCTGGCCCGCGCGCCGACCATCGGTGGCTTGTCGAGAGACCGCGCTATTGCCGTCGATGCAGCAGTCGAGGCCGAGATGAAAAACCAGCATGTCGTTGGTGTCGCGGTCGGCATCGTTGAAAACGGCAAGGTCGTCTACAGCAAGGGCTACGGCCTCGCGGATCGCGAAAAAAATATTCCGGTGACGACCGACACGATGTTCCGCTGGGCCTCGTGCTCGAAGATGCTCACCGCTATCGCCACGATGCAACTGGTGCAGAAAAATGCGCTGAATATCGATGCCGACGTGCGCAAGCTCGTGCCGGAATTTCCGGACAAGGGCGTCACCATTACCACGCGCGAACTGCTCGATCATCAGAGCGGTATCGTCCACTACGACAACGGCAAGGTTATTCGTACCCAGCGCAGTTATGCGATGCCGCATCCGTTCGCTGATGTGATTCTTGCGCTGGATACGTTCAAGGAATCGCCGCTGGTAAATCCGCCCGGTGAGAAATATTCCTATTCCACGCACGGCTTTATTTTGCTGAGCGCCGTCGTACAACGCGCGGGCAAACAGGCGTTTGCCACTCAGGTGAGCGAAAGCATCGGACAACCGCTGGGTTTGGTCACGCTGCGGCCGGATTATCAGTGGCTGAATATTCCGAATCGCGCGGTCGGCTATCGCAAACACGATGAAAAAATCGAGCGTTCGAGCGACACCGATGTCAGCTGGAAACTTGGTGGCGGCGGATTCATTTCCAACATCGACGACTTCGCCAATTTCGCCGCAGGCCTGATCAATCATCGGCTGGTTTCAAGCAAGATCGAGACTGAAATGTGGACGCCGCAAACGCTGAAGAACGGCGAGTTGACCGAGCGCGGACTCGGCTTCGTCGTGCAGATCGACAAGTCAGGCAAACTCAAGATCTCGCACGATGGCGAGCAGGAAAAAACCCGCACGCGCCTCGTGATCTACCCGCATGAAAAACGCGGCGTGGTCGTCATGACCAATAGCGAGTGGGTCGATCCCGGCAAATTTTCGACGACTGTGTATGCGGCGCTGGACACGCATTGA
- a CDS encoding YbjQ family protein yields the protein MQNAMVTTTMDLPGYTITRSLGVVRGITVRSRSVVGSFIGGLQTLFGGNITIYTNLCEQARAETYQTMCQHAMKLGANAIVAMRYDATEIMAGLTEVLCYGTAVVVVADGNRG from the coding sequence ATGCAAAATGCGATGGTGACAACAACGATGGATTTGCCGGGCTACACCATCACGCGCAGCCTGGGTGTGGTACGTGGCATCACCGTGCGGTCGCGCTCGGTGGTCGGCAGTTTTATCGGCGGGCTGCAAACCCTGTTCGGCGGCAACATCACGATCTACACCAACCTGTGTGAACAGGCACGTGCGGAAACCTACCAGACCATGTGCCAGCACGCGATGAAACTCGGCGCCAATGCCATCGTCGCCATGCGCTACGACGCCACTGAAATCATGGCGGGCCTGACCGAAGTGCTCTGCTACGGCACCGCGGTGGTCGTGGTGGCGGATGGCAATCGCGGTTGA
- a CDS encoding DUF885 domain-containing protein, which yields MKTFFKWLLRLILLVVVLVGGFLIHVIYFKPYKVDWFYDRVFAQFALDSPEMLSSMRILPPSLDFYSDKFDDASVAHEAKQVQLVKDDHAMLLQYDRSKLDREGQLSYDVLEYFLRIQVEGDQFRDYDFPVNQMFGIQTSLTNFMTGTHQVKSEGDAKNYIARLNKFPLKFDQVIEGLRLRESKNIIPPKFTVEEVLKQMDGFTAKPSKENPLYVSFKTKLDKIPADKLDQAKRDSLLAGVDQAIQQSVYPAYKKLIDYFTQLQPKAQSNDGAWRLPNGDAYYAYRVREETTTDMTPEQVHQLGLSEVARITTEMDEILKGQGLSDGPIGPRVQQLAKDPAQLFPNTAEGKAAMLKQYQAILDEVNAGLGNTFDVRPKLGVEVQAVPEFAQATAPGAYYEGGSFDGTRPGVFYANMRDTNETPKFAMRSLAYHEGIPGHHFQISVAQELTGVPFFRRVLPFTAYVEGWALYSERLAWELGFEKNPLDNLGRLRDEMMRAVRLVVDSGIHYKHWTREQAISYMMENTGMAESDVTAEIERYIVDPGQALAYKVGMLKILELREKAKQQLGSKFDIKQFHDQVLIHGALPLELLQRVIDDWIATQK from the coding sequence ATGAAAACCTTTTTCAAATGGCTGCTGCGGCTGATCTTGCTGGTCGTGGTTTTGGTGGGTGGGTTTCTGATTCATGTGATTTATTTCAAACCGTACAAGGTCGACTGGTTCTACGATCGTGTATTCGCGCAGTTCGCGCTGGACAGCCCGGAAATGCTCAGCAGCATGCGCATCCTGCCGCCGTCGCTGGATTTCTACAGCGACAAGTTCGATGACGCCTCGGTCGCGCACGAAGCGAAACAGGTGCAATTGGTCAAGGATGATCACGCCATGTTGCTGCAATACGATCGCAGCAAGCTCGATCGCGAGGGTCAGCTTTCCTACGATGTGCTCGAATATTTCCTGCGCATCCAGGTCGAAGGCGATCAGTTCCGCGATTACGATTTCCCGGTCAACCAGATGTTCGGCATCCAGACCTCGCTGACCAATTTCATGACCGGCACGCACCAGGTGAAATCGGAAGGCGATGCGAAAAACTATATCGCGCGCCTCAACAAGTTTCCGCTCAAGTTCGATCAGGTGATCGAAGGTCTGCGTCTGCGCGAAAGCAAGAACATCATCCCGCCGAAATTCACGGTTGAGGAAGTGCTCAAGCAAATGGACGGCTTTACGGCCAAACCGTCCAAGGAAAATCCGCTATACGTAAGTTTCAAGACCAAGCTCGACAAGATTCCGGCGGATAAACTCGATCAGGCCAAACGCGACTCGCTGCTCGCTGGCGTCGATCAGGCGATCCAGCAAAGTGTGTACCCGGCGTACAAGAAACTCATCGACTATTTCACGCAACTGCAGCCGAAAGCGCAAAGCAACGACGGCGCCTGGCGTCTGCCGAACGGCGATGCGTATTACGCCTATCGCGTGCGCGAGGAAACCACCACCGACATGACGCCGGAGCAGGTGCATCAACTCGGCCTGAGCGAAGTCGCGCGCATCACCACCGAGATGGATGAAATCCTCAAAGGCCAAGGTCTGAGCGATGGCCCGATCGGCCCGCGCGTGCAGCAGTTGGCGAAAGATCCGGCGCAACTGTTTCCGAACACGGCGGAAGGCAAGGCCGCGATGCTCAAGCAGTATCAGGCGATTCTGGATGAAGTGAATGCCGGCCTCGGCAACACTTTCGATGTGCGCCCGAAACTCGGCGTCGAAGTGCAGGCTGTGCCCGAATTCGCGCAGGCCACCGCGCCGGGTGCGTATTACGAAGGTGGATCGTTCGATGGCACGCGCCCCGGCGTGTTCTACGCCAATATGCGCGACACCAACGAAACACCGAAATTCGCGATGCGCTCGCTGGCATATCACGAGGGAATTCCGGGTCATCATTTCCAGATTTCGGTCGCGCAGGAATTGACCGGCGTGCCGTTCTTCCGTCGCGTACTGCCGTTCACCGCGTACGTCGAAGGCTGGGCGCTGTATTCGGAACGTCTGGCGTGGGAACTCGGTTTCGAGAAAAATCCGCTGGATAATCTCGGTCGCCTGCGCGACGAAATGATGCGTGCGGTGCGCCTCGTGGTCGACAGCGGCATTCACTACAAACACTGGACGCGTGAACAAGCAATCAGCTACATGATGGAAAACACCGGCATGGCCGAGAGCGATGTCACCGCTGAGATCGAACGCTACATCGTCGATCCGGGGCAGGCGCTGGCGTACAAAGTCGGCATGCTGAAAATTCTCGAGTTGCGCGAAAAAGCCAAACAGCAACTCGGGTCGAAATTCGATATCAAGCAATTCCACGATCAGGTGCTGATCCACGGCGCGCTGCCGCTGGAGCTGCTGCAGCGTGTGATCGATGACTGGATCGCGACGCAGAAATAA
- a CDS encoding 23S rRNA (adenine(2030)-N(6))-methyltransferase RlmJ, with the protein MNYRHAFHAGNFADVLKHTVLLGLLDALKAKSTPFCYIDTHAGAGCYDLRDEEANKTGEHLAGVQRLLAVKNPPALLQRYLDELLALNREKMSEDEMPADGAISIYPGSPLLASRCMREGDRAQLCELQTDEAHKLRQLMRNDPRIAVHQRDGYEALKAFVPPKERRGLVLIDPPFEAQDDEFRIIESALANAHARWPTGMYAVWYPIKLRQQIMPFQRWFKSCGIRKVLVTELLLQPDTSPLRLNGCGMLLINPPWQFDRQLEQLMPVLLRELATAAGSSWSLEWLVGE; encoded by the coding sequence ATGAATTACCGTCACGCCTTCCACGCCGGAAACTTCGCCGATGTCCTCAAGCACACCGTGCTGCTGGGTCTGCTCGATGCGCTGAAGGCCAAGTCCACGCCATTCTGCTACATCGACACGCATGCCGGCGCAGGCTGCTACGACCTGCGCGACGAAGAAGCCAACAAAACCGGCGAACATCTGGCTGGTGTACAACGTTTACTCGCGGTAAAAAATCCACCGGCATTGTTGCAGCGCTATCTCGATGAACTACTCGCGCTGAATCGCGAGAAGATGAGTGAAGATGAGATGCCAGCCGATGGCGCGATCTCGATTTATCCGGGTTCACCGCTGCTGGCGAGTCGTTGCATGCGCGAAGGCGATCGCGCGCAACTGTGCGAGCTGCAAACCGACGAGGCGCACAAGCTGCGCCAACTTATGCGCAACGATCCGCGCATCGCCGTGCATCAGCGCGATGGTTACGAAGCACTGAAAGCGTTTGTGCCGCCGAAGGAACGTCGCGGCCTCGTACTGATTGATCCGCCGTTTGAGGCCCAGGACGATGAGTTCCGCATCATCGAATCCGCGCTGGCCAACGCCCATGCGCGCTGGCCGACCGGCATGTATGCGGTGTGGTATCCGATCAAATTGCGCCAGCAAATCATGCCGTTCCAGCGCTGGTTCAAGAGCTGCGGAATCCGCAAGGTGCTGGTGACAGAGTTGTTGCTGCAACCCGATACCTCACCGCTGCGCCTGAACGGCTGCGGCATGCTGCTGATCAATCCGCCGTGGCAATTCGATCGGCAGCTCGAACAATTGATGCCGGTCTTGCTGCGTGAGTTGGCTACCGCTGCGGGGAGTAGTTGGTCGCTGGAGTGGCTGGTTGGCGAGTAG
- a CDS encoding REP-associated tyrosine transposase — MSQYRRNRVPGGTYFFTVNLLDRSSRLLTENIDAFREAVRQVRARKPFHIDAWTVLPDHTHCIWTLPPGDTDYSARWKAIKIAFAKTLPKTEQLSAVRLRKGERGIWQRRFWEHTIRDERDYAAHVDYVHINPLKHGLVQRVADWSYSTFHRYVDVGIYPPNWAGVSNIFVAGER; from the coding sequence ATGTCACAATATCGACGTAATCGGGTTCCGGGTGGGACGTATTTTTTCACGGTCAATCTGCTTGATCGAAGCAGTCGATTGCTGACTGAAAATATCGACGCTTTCCGCGAAGCGGTGCGACAGGTACGCGCGCGAAAACCTTTCCATATCGATGCGTGGACGGTGCTGCCCGATCATACGCATTGCATCTGGACACTACCGCCCGGTGACACGGATTATTCAGCGCGCTGGAAAGCGATCAAAATCGCCTTTGCCAAAACCTTGCCGAAAACCGAACAACTGTCTGCGGTGCGGTTGCGTAAGGGGGAACGTGGTATCTGGCAGCGTCGATTCTGGGAACACACGATTCGCGACGAACGTGACTATGCCGCGCATGTCGATTACGTGCATATCAACCCGCTCAAGCATGGGTTGGTGCAACGGGTTGCGGATTGGTCGTATTCGACGTTTCATCGATATGTCGACGTGGGGATCTATCCGCCGAATTGGGCCGGCGTGTCGAATATTTTTGTTGCGGGCGAGAGATAG